Proteins from a genomic interval of Sphingomonas sp. Y38-1Y:
- a CDS encoding fasciclin domain-containing protein: MNRLSLLAAAGLAATSSLALAQTAAPTTASPTGQTAAPTAQTAAPAGSAMAAPADPTTAASTPAAAGGTIADAAMNNAKLTTLASAVKAADLGTTLSGPGPFTVFAPENEAFSRLAPGTLDTLLKPENKPTLTKVLTYHVVPGKVTLEQLREQIKAGGGKATLTTVEGSPLTVAEEGAAIALTDVSGNKSYVAQPDVAASNGVVHVVNGVVVPKLAPAAASSGS, from the coding sequence ATGAACCGCCTGTCCCTTCTCGCCGCTGCCGGCCTCGCCGCGACGTCGAGCCTCGCGCTGGCGCAGACCGCCGCGCCGACGACCGCTTCGCCCACGGGCCAGACCGCGGCGCCGACCGCCCAGACCGCTGCCCCGGCCGGAAGCGCGATGGCCGCGCCCGCCGATCCCACCACCGCCGCCTCGACGCCCGCCGCCGCCGGCGGGACGATCGCCGACGCGGCGATGAACAACGCCAAGCTGACGACGCTGGCGAGCGCGGTAAAGGCCGCCGACCTCGGCACCACGCTGTCGGGCCCGGGTCCGTTCACCGTCTTCGCGCCCGAGAACGAGGCGTTCAGCCGGCTCGCCCCCGGCACGCTCGACACGCTGCTCAAGCCCGAGAACAAGCCCACGCTGACCAAGGTGCTGACCTATCACGTCGTGCCGGGCAAGGTGACGCTCGAGCAGCTGCGCGAGCAGATCAAGGCCGGCGGCGGCAAGGCCACGCTGACCACCGTCGAGGGCAGCCCGCTCACCGTCGCCGAGGAAGGCGCCGCGATCGCGCTGACCGACGTCAGCGGCAACAAGAGCTACGTCGCGCAGCCCGACGTCGCCGCGTCGAACGGCGTGGTGCATGTCGTGAACGGCGTGGTCGTGCCGAAGCTGGCGCCGGCGGCCGCGAGCTCGGGCTCGTAA